The following coding sequences are from one Melospiza melodia melodia isolate bMelMel2 chromosome 2, bMelMel2.pri, whole genome shotgun sequence window:
- the S100G gene encoding protein S100-G has protein sequence MEHLLNENLLKYFTQYALQEGSTSALSIGGLKSLLQNQFAQYLKDQFSLDNIIKSLDKNKDGSVSFDEFMMIVKKITSTGQ, from the exons ATGGAACATTTACTCAACGAAAACCTCCTGAAGTATTTTACTCAGTATGCTTTACAGGAGGGCAGCACCAGTGCCCTGTCCATTGGTGGGCTGAAGAGTCTGCTTCAGAATCAATTTGCACAGTACCTGAAG GATCAATTCTCACTTGATAACATAATTAAATCGTTGGACAAAAATAAGGATGGATCTGTCAGCTTTGATGAGTTTATGATGATTGTAAAAAAGATAACTAGTACAGGACAGTGA